The genomic window GCCAAGCCGTGGCCTTGCTGCAAACCGATAGTGTGATCGAACAGCCACCAAGTTTTGATCCAGCACCACTAGCTGAATTAAGTAACGATTGTGTCCAAGCCTTGCTCAGCTTCGATGTGCTCAAAGCTGAAGATATTTTGAACAAAGCCTTTAGCGTTTATCCAGTTGAAACGGTTTGTATCGAAGTCATCGAACGGGCGATGGTGGCAATTGGCGATGGTTGGCATGCTGGCAAAATCTCAATCTCGCAGGAGCATGCAGCTACCGCGTTTATGTCGTTGAAATTGAGCAATCTGATTCATCAAGCCCGCACGCGCTCAAACCGAGGCGTAATTGTGGTGGCAACCGTGCCTGGCGAGCAGCATGAGCTTGGGGTGATGATGGTAGCCTTGTTTTTGATGCGGCGCGGCTGGCGAGTGGTATATCTTGGCAGCAACCTGCCTGCTTCCGAATTATTGCATACGGTGCAACGGCTCAGCCCGAAATTGGTAGCGCTCAGTGCCACCACCAAAGACAATTACAGCCAAGCCATGCATTTGCTCCAAGAACTGCACAAAATGCCAAAACCACCAATCATTGGCTATGGTGGGGCAGCATTAAGTGGCGCAACCCAACAAACCGTGTTGCCAGGGATCTTTTTGGGCTATAACGCCGACCAAGCCTGCGACAAAATCGAGGATTTATTGGCCTAATTCTTGCGCCGACTCATCCAAAACCAAAATGTTTGCGTAGCACCAAAAGCAAACCTATGGTGAGTCTGTAGCAGGAAGGATGCGCTATGTCTTGGCCTTCGCTCGATCCTCAAATGTGTGCTGGGTTGACCTTACCAGCTCAATTTATTCCAACGGTTGCCGAGTGCGTGTCACATCAGCCCAGCAACCAATGGCTTAATCATGCTTATGCCCATTGTACCGAACTAACCAACGTTCACTCAAAGAGCTTCTATTTTAGTACTCAATTGTTGCCTGCTCGGAAGCGTGATGCGATTCGGGTATTGTATGCCTTCTGTCGAACGAGCGACGACTTGGTAGACATGCACCCAGAAACAGCCCCAGAGCGTTTGCAACAATGGCTCAAAACCTTACGTTCCACCCCGCGCCACGACGACCCCGTGCCGTTGGCTTGGCATCATGTGCGCAACCATTTTCGAATTTCCAGCAAACTTGAATCAGAATTATTGGCGGGAGTCGAGATGGATCTCTCGATTAATCGCTATGCAACCTTTGCCGATTTATGGCTCTATTGCTATCGTGTGGCTTCGGTAGTCGGGTTGCTCAGCATGCAAGTGATTGGCTACGCCGCAGGAGCCGTGCCCTACGCAATCAAATTAGGCGTGGCCTT from Chloroflexota bacterium includes these protein-coding regions:
- a CDS encoding cobalamin-dependent protein (Presence of a B(12) (cobalamin)-binding domain implies dependence on cobalamin itself, in one of its several forms, or in some unusual lineages, dependence on a cobalamin-like analog.) → MSKITDRFTHFSQEPLYNTKAVVQRTGVAADTLRAWERRYGVPFPERTEGRQRAYSDRDIAIIDWLRQQTESGLTISQAVALLQTDSVIEQPPSFDPAPLAELSNDCVQALLSFDVLKAEDILNKAFSVYPVETVCIEVIERAMVAIGDGWHAGKISISQEHAATAFMSLKLSNLIHQARTRSNRGVIVVATVPGEQHELGVMMVALFLMRRGWRVVYLGSNLPASELLHTVQRLSPKLVALSATTKDNYSQAMHLLQELHKMPKPPIIGYGGAALSGATQQTVLPGIFLGYNADQACDKIEDLLA
- a CDS encoding phytoene/squalene synthase family protein, which translates into the protein MSWPSLDPQMCAGLTLPAQFIPTVAECVSHQPSNQWLNHAYAHCTELTNVHSKSFYFSTQLLPARKRDAIRVLYAFCRTSDDLVDMHPETAPERLQQWLKTLRSTPRHDDPVPLAWHHVRNHFRISSKLESELLAGVEMDLSINRYATFADLWLYCYRVASVVGLLSMQVIGYAAGAVPYAIKLGVALQLTNILRDIGEDARRNRIYLPKEDLARFGVSEQDILNGVRSPQMQQLLQFEMQRAHQLYDESWQGIGLLHPDSRFAVATAATVYRGILDQIVRNNYDVFNRRASLSLGAKLAYLPKILWRLRKLNREFPLDQWGQV